From one Thalassoroseus pseudoceratinae genomic stretch:
- the thrS gene encoding threonine--tRNA ligase, whose product MVSVLLPDGTQKDYPAGSSAIDVAASIGSRLANDVVAAEVNGTVVDAMRPLEDVAGDDAPINLTLLTKKNRGDRAAELDEAALAVMRHSCAHVMARAVMRLYEGVGLAFGPTVGNRFYYDFDLKQRISEDDFPAIEAEMKKIIKEAEEFSRFSLSRDEALKLCQDLNQELKCEHIETGLAEHGDLSFYRQGEFVDLCRGPHIPDAGRIKAFKLLSVAGSYWKGDADNKQLQRLYGTAYFDKKDLKAYLEKFEEAKKRDHRVLGKKLNLFSISNDVGQGLCLWQPKGATIRALLEDFIKRELLARGYEPVYSPHIGRVELYEISGHFPYYRESQFAPIFQHPAGQLVDGWIEHLTKLKEPDQDPKSQKIGPELSEFEQKMFDAAGALGVPMEQLNVYRSRVALQGRIELLKLWEKQQERYLLKPMNCPHHVQMYKAQPRSYRDLPVRLAEFGTVYRHEQSGELNGMLRVRGLTQDDAHLFCTPDQVEEEFRETLGLVKFVLNSVGLDDYRVQLSKRDPNSDKYVGGDELWDQAEGVLKKVLSESGLEFSECEGEAAFYGPKADFMVRDCLGREWQLGTVQLDYNLPERFELEYIGTDNRPHRPVMIHRAPFGSMERFVGMLIEHFAGAFPLWLAPEQIRVLPLSDKSLDYAKEVEKKVRAAGFRVNVDSSSSKVQAKIREAQLDLIPYMLVVGPKEAESGQVAVRDRIDGDLGAMALEDAITKLKKEVDDRVVRQVVKSDFAHLETEGEAQNEY is encoded by the coding sequence ATGGTTTCGGTTCTGCTTCCCGATGGAACTCAAAAAGATTACCCCGCCGGTAGCTCGGCGATTGATGTTGCCGCCTCGATCGGCTCCCGATTGGCGAACGACGTGGTCGCGGCGGAAGTGAATGGCACCGTCGTGGACGCCATGCGGCCGCTGGAAGACGTTGCCGGCGACGACGCACCGATCAATCTCACATTGCTCACCAAGAAGAATCGTGGCGATCGTGCTGCTGAACTCGACGAAGCCGCCCTTGCGGTCATGCGACACTCGTGTGCTCACGTGATGGCGCGAGCCGTCATGCGATTGTACGAAGGCGTTGGGCTCGCATTCGGGCCGACTGTCGGCAATCGCTTCTACTACGATTTCGATCTGAAGCAACGCATCAGCGAAGATGATTTCCCCGCGATCGAAGCGGAGATGAAGAAAATCATTAAGGAAGCCGAGGAGTTTTCGCGGTTCTCGCTCAGTCGGGATGAAGCCCTCAAACTGTGTCAAGATTTGAACCAAGAACTCAAGTGCGAGCACATCGAAACCGGCCTCGCGGAACACGGCGATCTCAGTTTCTACCGGCAAGGTGAGTTCGTCGATCTCTGTCGTGGACCGCACATCCCCGATGCCGGGCGAATCAAGGCGTTCAAATTGCTTTCTGTAGCCGGTTCCTACTGGAAAGGCGATGCGGACAACAAGCAACTTCAACGACTCTACGGCACCGCGTACTTCGACAAGAAAGATTTGAAGGCGTATCTCGAAAAGTTCGAAGAAGCCAAGAAACGCGATCACCGCGTGCTCGGGAAAAAGCTGAATCTGTTTTCGATCAGCAATGATGTCGGTCAGGGGTTGTGTTTGTGGCAGCCGAAAGGCGCGACCATTCGGGCCCTTCTCGAAGATTTCATCAAACGCGAACTACTCGCCCGTGGGTATGAACCGGTGTATTCACCGCACATCGGCCGAGTGGAACTTTACGAGATCAGCGGTCACTTCCCGTATTACCGCGAATCGCAATTTGCACCGATCTTCCAACATCCGGCGGGGCAATTGGTTGACGGTTGGATCGAGCACTTGACAAAACTCAAAGAACCGGATCAAGACCCGAAATCGCAAAAGATCGGTCCAGAACTTTCCGAGTTCGAGCAGAAAATGTTCGACGCGGCTGGCGCTCTCGGTGTGCCAATGGAACAGTTGAACGTCTATCGAAGCCGCGTAGCACTCCAGGGGCGTATCGAGTTGTTGAAGCTTTGGGAGAAACAGCAAGAGCGGTACTTGCTCAAACCGATGAACTGCCCGCATCACGTGCAGATGTATAAGGCTCAACCGCGATCCTATCGCGATTTGCCCGTGCGGTTGGCGGAGTTCGGCACCGTCTATCGGCACGAGCAATCCGGCGAACTCAACGGGATGCTCCGTGTGCGTGGCCTCACCCAAGATGATGCCCACCTGTTCTGCACTCCCGATCAAGTCGAGGAGGAATTCCGCGAAACCTTGGGACTCGTCAAGTTCGTGCTGAATAGCGTCGGGCTGGACGATTACCGCGTGCAATTGTCGAAACGCGATCCGAATAGCGACAAGTACGTCGGCGGCGACGAACTTTGGGATCAAGCCGAAGGCGTGCTCAAGAAGGTGCTAAGCGAATCCGGCTTGGAGTTCTCCGAGTGCGAAGGCGAAGCGGCGTTCTACGGTCCGAAAGCCGACTTCATGGTGCGGGACTGTCTCGGTCGCGAATGGCAACTCGGCACCGTGCAACTCGACTACAACTTGCCGGAACGGTTTGAACTGGAATACATCGGGACCGACAACCGTCCGCACCGCCCGGTGATGATTCACCGCGCCCCGTTTGGTTCGATGGAACGCTTTGTCGGTATGCTCATCGAGCACTTCGCCGGAGCGTTTCCGTTGTGGCTCGCGCCCGAGCAAATCCGCGTGTTGCCCCTCAGTGACAAGTCACTCGACTACGCCAAAGAGGTGGAGAAAAAAGTCCGTGCGGCTGGCTTCCGTGTGAACGTCGACAGCAGCAGTTCGAAAGTCCAAGCGAAAATTCGCGAGGCCCAACTCGATCTGATTCCCTACATGCTCGTCGTCGGCCCGAAAGAAGCGGAATCCGGCCAAGTCGCCGTCCGCGACCGTATCGACGGCGACTTGGGAGCGATGGCCCTCGAAGACGCCATCACCAAACTCAAGAAAGAAGTCGACGACCGCGTCGTGAGACAAGTCGTCAAAAGCGACTTCGCCCACCTCGAAACCGAAGGCGAAGCACAGAACGAATACTAA
- the pelA gene encoding pectate lyase encodes MGLLHLLGKIAPVLVLVSTLYADTPAEHLLKKSDDWYRSDAGQTTVKNVLSWQTKHGDWPKNTDTTSRPFPDNAKHPTGTFDNGATTGELRVLSRAYRVTGDERCKQAFLRGFDHILTAQYGNGGWPQYYPLSRNYHRHITFNDGAMIRLLNFLRDIALKTDDQCLDPKRRAAAKNAFDHGVECILNCQIVVDGKRTVWCAQHHAETLVPVKARSYEHASLSGGESAGILTFLMSLDEPSPEVIQAVHAGVSWYESAKIEGVRYRKSKTKPALTPDPNAPPLWARFYEIRSNRPIFSDRDGVIKYDIEEIGNERRGGYTWYGNWGNGVFKRYANWPHR; translated from the coding sequence ATGGGGTTACTGCATCTCTTGGGTAAAATCGCTCCGGTCTTGGTATTGGTTTCGACGCTCTACGCAGACACACCCGCCGAGCATTTGCTGAAAAAGTCAGATGACTGGTACCGCAGCGATGCCGGCCAAACCACAGTGAAGAATGTTCTCTCCTGGCAGACGAAGCATGGTGACTGGCCGAAGAATACAGATACCACGAGCCGTCCGTTTCCCGACAATGCCAAGCACCCAACGGGAACGTTCGACAACGGTGCCACCACGGGTGAATTGCGTGTGTTGTCCCGCGCGTATCGTGTGACCGGCGATGAGCGTTGCAAGCAAGCATTTCTTCGCGGTTTCGATCACATTCTGACGGCTCAATACGGCAACGGCGGTTGGCCGCAGTATTATCCGCTCAGCAGGAACTATCATCGACACATCACCTTCAACGACGGTGCGATGATCCGGCTTCTCAATTTCCTGCGCGATATTGCCTTAAAGACTGACGACCAGTGTCTCGACCCGAAGCGTCGTGCAGCCGCAAAAAACGCATTTGATCATGGCGTCGAATGCATCCTGAACTGTCAGATTGTTGTGGATGGCAAACGCACGGTCTGGTGTGCCCAGCATCATGCGGAGACGCTTGTGCCGGTGAAGGCTCGCAGCTACGAACACGCCTCCTTGAGCGGTGGCGAAAGCGCTGGAATTCTGACGTTCCTAATGAGTCTCGACGAACCATCACCGGAAGTCATTCAGGCGGTTCATGCCGGTGTCAGTTGGTATGAGTCGGCCAAAATCGAAGGCGTCCGCTACCGGAAAAGCAAAACGAAACCCGCACTCACTCCAGACCCGAACGCTCCGCCACTTTGGGCCAGATTCTACGAAATCAGGAGCAATCGTCCGATCTTCAGCGACCGTGATGGCGTCATCAAATACGATATCGAAGAAATCGGCAACGAACGCCGCGGTGGTTACACCTGGTACGGCAACTGGGGCAATGGCGTTTTCAAGAGATACGCAAATTGGCCCCATCGATGA
- a CDS encoding serine/threonine-protein kinase: MPIDRECPDESTLRDILNDVSGEVELEDLATHIDRCQDCQQLIERLGRESGEGVSWDSLDIAQSTSSPCDAVVDRLVRIVRGETLAEHLDDTTPDAPPPERLEHFRIVEIVGQGGMGTVYKAKDTRLNRFVALKQLRPILARNDEIRQRILSEAQAAAAINHPGVVSIHSVHDDHDPAFFVMEYVEGPSLQQVLSQQPMMSVDETITTATQVLQAMAAAHRCNVVHCDIKPANILLDRVAGTARLTDFGISYAASRDESGHPEKYLGTPLYMSPEQCRGSRVDARSDLFSLGVLMYRMLTGVFPFAGESAGALKTSIQQTPPVPISTHRPDLPEWLMDLIHCLIAKDPNARPQSATEVIELLAVYQEERSPRSRFFLPLALGTVLLGLAVYVVWDRPKPSQPTADLPSEPLVTAANLPRVPEPIELVSPPEATPFYQGLASPSLPLLEADPSIELEFRDPSWRLIETFRVNGKVRSAKFSPFDGSIWFCYIGTEAPRGVYRIGPLDPPRKYSRKLPITPVAPSPKSWRSTGKARLIQATSMTHLVEFSSTGRYFAFPFGRDGLVVLTETATGEQIGGYQCRLNRDNDPTAVTFLPDFYHGEIGEPGEILTLDYGYPSYPGSIWKCTLDNATCVEIGMPDEFNNPTDITVGPNSVYVCQRAADDEKGPRHESHFKRRLFEVRLDRLVPIVTTRPLRLTEAIVYDPVTQGLLVTTRYPSQLLHVDLNSDSPRKKTTLITKGFNEPRTDGLDISPDGRYLLISDFVVGTIHVLERVVSVED; encoded by the coding sequence ATGCCAATTGACCGCGAATGTCCTGACGAGAGCACACTCCGCGACATCCTCAATGACGTTTCCGGAGAAGTCGAACTCGAAGACTTGGCGACCCACATTGATCGTTGCCAGGACTGTCAGCAACTTATCGAGCGATTGGGGCGGGAGTCCGGCGAAGGTGTGTCGTGGGATTCGCTTGACATTGCCCAGTCCACTTCGTCTCCGTGTGATGCGGTTGTCGATCGGTTGGTTCGGATCGTGCGTGGCGAGACGCTGGCGGAGCATCTTGACGACACCACACCCGACGCACCACCGCCGGAACGCTTGGAGCATTTCCGCATCGTGGAAATCGTTGGCCAAGGGGGAATGGGCACGGTTTACAAAGCGAAAGACACCCGGCTGAACCGGTTCGTGGCGTTGAAACAACTGCGTCCGATTCTGGCCCGTAACGACGAGATTCGCCAACGGATTCTTTCCGAAGCCCAAGCCGCCGCCGCGATTAATCATCCGGGAGTGGTGTCGATTCATTCGGTTCACGACGACCACGATCCCGCGTTCTTCGTCATGGAGTACGTTGAAGGTCCGTCGTTGCAGCAAGTTTTGTCTCAGCAACCGATGATGTCCGTGGACGAAACCATCACCACTGCGACTCAAGTTTTGCAAGCGATGGCAGCCGCCCATCGGTGCAACGTCGTGCATTGCGACATCAAACCCGCCAACATTCTGTTGGATCGCGTTGCCGGAACCGCACGGTTGACGGACTTTGGAATTTCCTACGCGGCCAGTCGGGACGAGAGCGGCCATCCCGAGAAGTACCTGGGCACGCCGCTTTACATGTCGCCCGAACAGTGTCGCGGATCGCGAGTCGACGCCCGCAGCGACTTGTTTAGTTTGGGCGTCCTGATGTACCGAATGCTGACCGGTGTGTTTCCGTTCGCTGGCGAGTCCGCGGGAGCGCTCAAAACGAGTATCCAGCAAACACCACCCGTTCCGATTTCAACGCATCGCCCGGACCTGCCTGAATGGCTAATGGACCTGATCCATTGTCTGATCGCAAAGGATCCCAACGCTCGCCCGCAATCGGCAACGGAAGTCATTGAGTTGCTCGCCGTCTACCAAGAAGAACGGTCGCCGCGATCGCGATTCTTTTTACCGTTGGCGTTGGGGACCGTCTTGCTGGGGCTTGCGGTTTACGTGGTGTGGGACCGTCCGAAACCGTCTCAACCAACTGCGGACCTGCCATCGGAACCACTCGTCACTGCCGCGAATTTGCCGCGAGTTCCGGAACCCATCGAGTTGGTTTCACCGCCCGAGGCCACACCGTTTTATCAGGGTTTGGCATCACCAAGTTTGCCGCTGCTCGAAGCGGATCCATCCATCGAACTCGAATTTCGTGATCCAAGTTGGCGACTGATCGAAACTTTTCGGGTGAATGGAAAGGTGCGTTCGGCGAAGTTCAGTCCGTTTGATGGCAGCATTTGGTTTTGTTACATCGGCACCGAGGCACCACGTGGTGTTTACCGGATCGGTCCGCTTGATCCGCCACGCAAGTACAGTCGAAAGTTACCAATCACTCCCGTGGCTCCGTCGCCGAAAAGTTGGCGATCCACTGGGAAAGCTCGATTGATTCAAGCAACGTCGATGACACATCTCGTTGAGTTCTCATCCACCGGACGCTACTTCGCCTTTCCCTTCGGACGCGACGGCCTCGTCGTGCTCACCGAAACCGCGACCGGCGAACAAATCGGTGGCTATCAATGCCGGTTGAATCGCGACAACGATCCAACGGCCGTCACCTTTTTGCCTGATTTTTACCACGGAGAAATTGGCGAGCCGGGAGAGATCCTCACGCTTGATTATGGTTACCCGTCCTATCCTGGCAGTATCTGGAAATGCACGCTCGACAACGCGACATGCGTTGAAATTGGAATGCCGGACGAATTCAATAATCCGACGGACATCACCGTTGGTCCGAACTCCGTCTATGTTTGCCAGCGTGCTGCGGACGACGAGAAAGGCCCGCGACACGAAAGCCACTTCAAACGACGCCTATTTGAAGTTCGGCTCGACCGCCTCGTTCCCATTGTCACGACCCGGCCGCTCCGGCTGACCGAAGCCATTGTGTACGACCCGGTGACTCAAGGTTTGCTCGTCACGACACGGTATCCGTCACAGTTGTTGCATGTTGACCTCAACTCGGATTCGCCCCGCAAGAAGACCACACTCATCACCAAAGGTTTCAACGAACCCCGTACCGACGGATTAGACATCTCGCCCGACGGCCGCTATTTGCTCATCAGCGATTTCGTCGTCGGCACGATTCACGTACTCGAACGGGTTGTGTCGGTCGAAGATTGA
- a CDS encoding RNA polymerase sigma factor gives MSPEPAETLSQTAFQRVHAGDADACELVVRVYGPIVYRWARREGLSDDVSQDLMQDVFLTVFRSFDPQRKGRFRHWLWRVFRSRLTDRFRREQKQPLSLGGTAGQQFFQDVPDLADTPPDEHSPDGQADQKLLLVRAVMAMKSRFQEHVWQAFWRVVIDGQPPSEVAAELKMSTWAVYKAKSRCLKLIQTELAGLEIEWNRSFLTQ, from the coding sequence ATGTCGCCAGAACCTGCCGAAACACTCAGCCAGACCGCGTTTCAGCGGGTTCATGCAGGTGATGCAGACGCTTGTGAATTGGTCGTTCGGGTCTACGGTCCGATCGTGTATCGCTGGGCTAGACGCGAAGGACTGTCGGATGATGTATCCCAAGACCTCATGCAAGATGTCTTTCTCACCGTCTTCCGCAGTTTCGATCCGCAACGCAAAGGCCGATTTCGGCATTGGTTGTGGCGTGTGTTTCGCAGTCGCTTGACCGACCGGTTCCGTCGCGAACAGAAACAACCGCTCTCACTTGGTGGCACCGCAGGCCAGCAATTCTTTCAAGACGTGCCCGATCTGGCGGATACTCCGCCCGATGAACACAGCCCTGACGGACAAGCCGATCAGAAACTTCTGCTCGTTCGAGCGGTGATGGCGATGAAATCGCGGTTTCAAGAACACGTGTGGCAAGCGTTCTGGCGAGTTGTGATCGACGGCCAACCCCCAAGCGAAGTCGCCGCCGAACTCAAGATGTCCACGTGGGCGGTTTACAAAGCCAAATCGCGATGTCTCAAGCTGATCCAAACCGAATTGGCCGGCTTGGAGATCGAGTGGAACCGGAGTTTTCTCACGCAATGA
- a CDS encoding beta strand repeat-containing protein: MFSQSNLWTRIRQTRELVADRIQQQLRNDRRKNIRRSLSMPIATEVLEDRTLLTSFTVDTLADENDGVGTGGVSLRDAITAASAGDDITFSVQGTINLTNGELVIDKALSIDGEMNNIVIDAGGNSRVFNIDDGSNNTIGVLVSLSNLTITGGSASGNANGGGIINSENLTISNSTIVQNTANSGGGIYNRATARLIGSTVNGNMARSNGGGITSESVFRLASLEIVNSTISGNSSNSVGGGIALGGSVVITNATITGNTDDFDNNGTANTGGGIANFLSFSGQSQVVNNSIVAGNFTGSSGNATPNDIDAAPGFITSASNNLIGDASSAGAIMDGQDGNIVGNNGTGTIDINTVLSTTLSDNGGPTQTHALVAGSPAINAGDNALAVDAMSNSLTTDQRGTGFARVLGAAVDIGAVEAVTSPSATITDPLGTTESGIIVIGFDAVDPLNSLLTATFEYSIDGGATFALATPTSGSNPTSPLSFGSGNTFVWDSVADGVGNESIIFRLTVDNGTDQSSATTSFTVDNPVLPSLSIDDVTIAEGDSSTTAVTFTVSLSQAANQDVQFNFVAVDGTALQSGNGDDDYLNAGGTETIPQGQTQATITIFVNGDEKVELDETFTVMLSNAMGATIADDTGVGTITNDDAATISIDDVTADEGDSGTTPFVFTVTLDAEVDTGVSFIFGVSDNTANGVDGDYTHIGLTTRNFSSVTAGSTETITVQVNGDTKVEADEVFVIVLGSISAGGRNVTFSDRQGVGTITNDDVANLSINDVTLNEGDSGNTEFEFTVSLDRPALTDVTFDFSLADGTASIVTDTVGIGPANQITAGQTSATATVFVSSDTTVELDETFFVDLLLVQGANLADGRGLGTIINDDAATLSIDDVTVIERNNGTSQAVFTVTLDNAVDAPFTVDFETNDGTATVADNDYIAVNGTLNFAGNAGETQTISVDIIGDNTFEADETFNVNLSNLQAGGRNVTFAVSTGDGTIQNDELAPNQATFTSNAIPSANISGGLTTLVSGNFDGTPVDAVDDIFFWDPVSGTNRILFGDANRTQQDNPIDATLINGNDFTEVFVGDFDGGGNTDLFFWNPTTGRNRLIHINGGTGSVMSTFQTNVIDPTQINGNDFTTAVVADLDGIDQTDLFFWNPISGRNRIAHFLSVTAGTDSAVSSVQTNVIDPTQINGGDFRSVDVGQFESGGLDELLFTNLTSGKNRRVSFNSSGGSTTVDMVRDGNASLLNGSVYDVIEVADLNGDGLDDVFAWNPNTGENRSLLTDIVPAADPTFADNAFATGGVNGDYEQVVRLIEDVFTTPPQDDLFFWNPSTGANRIGSL, encoded by the coding sequence ATGTTCTCCCAATCTAATCTCTGGACCCGCATTCGCCAGACACGCGAGTTGGTCGCCGACCGCATTCAGCAGCAACTCCGCAACGACCGCCGGAAAAACATTCGCCGAAGTCTCTCCATGCCCATCGCGACGGAAGTCCTCGAAGACCGCACGCTGTTGACGTCCTTCACGGTTGATACATTGGCGGATGAAAACGACGGCGTTGGCACTGGCGGTGTGAGTTTGCGAGACGCGATTACCGCCGCCAGCGCTGGGGACGATATCACCTTCAGCGTGCAAGGCACGATCAACCTGACGAATGGTGAATTGGTCATCGACAAAGCACTCAGCATCGACGGTGAGATGAACAACATCGTCATCGACGCCGGTGGCAACAGCCGTGTGTTCAACATTGATGATGGGAGCAACAACACGATTGGTGTGCTAGTGTCATTGAGTAACCTCACGATCACCGGCGGAAGTGCCTCTGGCAATGCAAATGGTGGAGGCATTATTAATAGTGAAAATCTCACCATCAGCAATTCGACAATTGTCCAAAATACTGCGAACAGCGGAGGGGGCATCTACAACAGGGCAACGGCACGATTGATCGGCTCCACCGTCAATGGCAATATGGCCCGCTCTAATGGTGGGGGGATTACTAGCGAGTCGGTCTTTAGACTCGCCTCCTTGGAGATTGTCAATTCCACGATTTCTGGCAATTCGTCCAACAGCGTTGGAGGTGGAATTGCTCTTGGGGGTTCGGTAGTCATCACAAACGCCACGATCACCGGCAACACCGACGACTTTGATAACAATGGGACGGCCAACACAGGCGGTGGAATTGCCAATTTCCTCTCATTTTCTGGTCAGTCGCAAGTCGTGAACAATTCGATTGTGGCAGGCAACTTCACAGGCAGTTCCGGAAACGCAACGCCCAATGATATTGATGCAGCGCCGGGCTTTATTACCTCCGCCAGCAACAATCTGATCGGCGATGCAAGTTCGGCCGGCGCCATCATGGACGGTCAAGACGGCAATATCGTCGGTAACAACGGGACGGGCACAATCGACATTAATACCGTGCTAAGTACCACGCTTAGCGACAACGGCGGACCGACTCAAACACATGCCTTGGTCGCCGGGAGTCCTGCTATCAACGCGGGAGACAACGCTCTTGCCGTCGATGCAATGAGCAACTCGCTCACCACCGATCAACGTGGCACCGGATTCGCACGGGTTCTAGGTGCCGCAGTCGACATTGGTGCGGTCGAAGCGGTGACAAGTCCCTCCGCCACAATCACCGATCCTTTGGGGACCACGGAAAGCGGGATCATCGTCATCGGTTTCGACGCCGTTGATCCTCTCAACAGTCTGCTGACCGCGACGTTTGAGTACTCAATCGATGGAGGTGCCACGTTCGCACTAGCGACGCCGACGTCCGGCTCAAATCCGACTTCCCCACTGTCGTTCGGCAGCGGCAACACATTTGTCTGGGACAGTGTCGCGGATGGCGTGGGAAATGAGTCGATCATCTTTCGCCTGACGGTCGACAACGGGACCGATCAATCCTCTGCAACCACAAGTTTTACCGTCGACAACCCCGTGCTGCCGTCACTCTCCATCGACGACGTCACGATCGCCGAAGGGGATAGCAGCACCACCGCGGTCACGTTTACGGTGTCACTGAGCCAAGCAGCCAACCAAGATGTGCAATTCAACTTCGTGGCAGTCGATGGGACGGCACTACAAAGTGGAAACGGTGACGACGACTACCTCAACGCCGGTGGTACCGAGACGATCCCCCAGGGGCAAACACAAGCGACGATCACCATCTTTGTCAACGGCGATGAAAAAGTCGAACTGGATGAAACATTTACCGTGATGCTATCAAACGCGATGGGGGCCACCATCGCAGACGACACCGGCGTCGGCACGATCACAAATGACGATGCGGCGACGATCAGCATTGACGATGTCACCGCTGATGAAGGTGATTCCGGCACGACTCCGTTCGTATTCACCGTCACGCTGGATGCGGAAGTCGACACCGGTGTGAGCTTCATTTTCGGAGTGAGTGACAACACCGCCAACGGGGTGGACGGCGACTACACGCATATCGGTTTAACGACTCGCAACTTCAGCAGCGTGACTGCCGGTTCTACGGAAACGATCACCGTGCAAGTAAACGGCGATACGAAGGTCGAAGCAGATGAGGTGTTCGTCATCGTTCTCGGAAGTATCAGCGCCGGTGGACGTAACGTGACGTTTTCCGACCGTCAAGGAGTCGGCACCATCACGAATGACGATGTCGCCAACCTGTCGATCAACGATGTCACGCTGAACGAAGGCGATAGCGGAAATACCGAGTTCGAATTCACGGTTTCGCTCGATCGACCGGCGCTCACGGACGTCACTTTCGATTTTAGTCTTGCCGACGGCACTGCGTCGATCGTGACTGATACTGTTGGGATCGGCCCCGCAAATCAGATCACCGCCGGACAGACCTCGGCGACCGCGACGGTCTTCGTCAGTAGCGATACAACCGTTGAACTCGACGAGACATTCTTTGTCGATCTCCTTCTCGTTCAGGGGGCGAACCTCGCCGACGGTCGAGGGTTGGGCACGATCATCAACGATGATGCCGCGACTTTGTCGATTGATGATGTGACCGTCATCGAACGCAACAATGGCACTTCGCAGGCGGTCTTCACTGTTACGCTCGACAACGCCGTTGATGCACCGTTCACCGTGGACTTCGAAACGAACGACGGCACCGCGACCGTCGCCGACAACGACTATATCGCCGTGAATGGCACGTTGAACTTTGCCGGCAACGCGGGCGAGACGCAAACGATTTCCGTCGACATCATCGGCGACAACACGTTTGAAGCCGACGAAACCTTCAACGTCAATCTGTCCAATCTGCAAGCCGGTGGACGGAATGTGACATTCGCCGTCAGCACCGGAGACGGCACGATTCAGAACGATGAACTGGCACCGAATCAAGCGACGTTCACCTCCAATGCCATCCCGTCAGCCAACATCAGCGGCGGATTGACCACGTTGGTCAGCGGGAATTTCGATGGTACACCGGTGGACGCCGTCGATGACATCTTTTTCTGGGACCCCGTCAGTGGAACCAACCGCATCCTCTTCGGTGATGCCAACCGGACGCAACAGGATAACCCCATCGACGCCACGCTCATTAACGGCAACGACTTCACCGAAGTCTTCGTGGGTGATTTCGACGGTGGCGGCAATACCGATCTGTTCTTCTGGAACCCGACCACCGGGCGGAACCGTCTCATCCATATCAACGGTGGCACCGGCAGTGTGATGAGTACGTTCCAAACCAATGTGATCGATCCCACTCAAATCAATGGCAACGACTTCACCACTGCTGTCGTCGCGGACCTCGATGGGATCGATCAAACGGACCTCTTCTTCTGGAATCCCATCAGTGGAAGAAACCGTATTGCTCACTTCCTCTCCGTTACTGCGGGAACTGACAGTGCCGTGAGCAGCGTGCAAACCAACGTGATCGATCCCACGCAAATCAATGGCGGTGATTTCCGATCGGTTGACGTCGGCCAATTTGAGTCGGGTGGCTTGGATGAGTTGCTCTTTACGAATCTTACCAGCGGGAAAAACCGACGGGTTTCGTTCAACTCTTCGGGGGGCAGCACGACGGTCGACATGGTCCGCGATGGCAATGCTTCGCTGCTCAACGGTTCGGTTTATGATGTCATCGAGGTTGCCGACCTGAATGGCGATGGGCTCGATGACGTCTTCGCCTGGAATCCGAACACGGGCGAAAACCGCAGCCTGCTGACCGACATCGTCCCCGCCGCTGATCCCACGTTTGCCGATAACGCCTTTGCCACCGGCGGTGTCAATGGCGATTACGAACAAGTCGTTCGTCTCATCGAAGACGTCTTCACCACCCCACCACAGGATGACCTTTTCTTCTGGAATCCCAGCACCGGAGCCAATCGCATTGGTTCACTGTAG